The proteins below are encoded in one region of Paenisporosarcina cavernae:
- the sdaAB gene encoding L-serine ammonia-lyase, iron-sulfur-dependent subunit beta has product MKYKSVFDIIGPVMIGPSSSHTAGAARIGLVTRELFGRQPEWARIHLYGSFAETYKGHGTDVAIVGGLLGFDTFDDRIRTAFELADAAGLRYEFIPESGNTEHPNTARVVIGDGQSEMELIGISIGGGKIEISELNGFPLRLSGNHSAILVVHEDQPGSIAKVATCLADQNINIGHMEVSRKEQGKMALMVIEVDDPIEESILEQIAMLPHIQQVTRIAE; this is encoded by the coding sequence ATGAAGTATAAATCGGTTTTTGATATTATCGGTCCAGTAATGATTGGGCCATCTTCTTCTCATACTGCAGGGGCGGCGAGAATTGGATTAGTAACACGAGAATTATTTGGAAGACAGCCGGAGTGGGCACGAATTCATTTGTATGGTTCGTTTGCGGAAACATATAAAGGCCATGGTACGGATGTCGCAATTGTTGGTGGTTTATTAGGCTTTGATACGTTTGATGATCGAATCCGAACCGCGTTTGAATTGGCGGATGCAGCTGGTTTACGTTATGAATTTATTCCCGAAAGCGGTAATACCGAACACCCTAACACTGCGCGAGTCGTCATTGGTGATGGACAAAGTGAGATGGAGCTAATTGGAATTTCCATCGGTGGTGGTAAAATTGAAATTTCGGAGTTAAATGGATTCCCATTACGTTTATCCGGAAATCATTCCGCTATTTTAGTGGTGCATGAAGATCAGCCGGGTAGTATTGCCAAAGTAGCGACATGTCTAGCAGATCAAAATATAAACATAGGACACATGGAAGTTTCCCGTAAAGAGCAAGGTAAAATGGCGCTTATGGTAATAGAAGTGGATGATCCCATCGAGGAATCTATCTTGGAGCAAATCGCGATGCTGCCTCATATTCAGCAGGTAACGCGTATTGCAGAATAG
- the sdaAA gene encoding L-serine ammonia-lyase, iron-sulfur-dependent, subunit alpha, with protein MNVLFRNVKELVELANKENKLISEIMIEQEVMITRRTREEVFAQMENNLKVMEESVERGLAGVKSTSGLTGMDAVLLQEYMKSGKSLSGELMLDAVSKAVATNEVNAAMGKICATPTAGSAGVVPGTLFAVKNKLNPTHEQMVRYLFTSGAFGFVVANNASISGAAGGCQAEVGSAAGMAAAAIVEMAGGSPQQCSEAFAITLKNMLGLVCDPVAGLVEVPCVKRNAMGASNAVVAADMALAGVTSRIPCDEVIDAMYKIGKQMPSSLRETAKGGLAATPTGKALEAKIFGGEKVKGD; from the coding sequence ATGAATGTGTTATTTCGTAATGTAAAAGAATTAGTAGAACTAGCGAATAAGGAAAACAAATTAATATCAGAAATTATGATTGAGCAAGAAGTGATGATTACTCGTAGAACACGAGAAGAAGTCTTTGCTCAAATGGAAAATAATTTAAAAGTGATGGAAGAGTCTGTGGAGCGAGGCTTAGCCGGTGTGAAATCGACTTCGGGATTAACTGGAATGGACGCGGTATTACTACAGGAATACATGAAGTCTGGTAAATCTTTATCTGGTGAATTGATGTTAGATGCGGTGAGTAAAGCTGTAGCTACAAATGAAGTAAATGCTGCTATGGGCAAAATTTGTGCAACACCAACTGCTGGTTCTGCGGGAGTCGTGCCTGGAACATTATTCGCTGTTAAAAACAAATTAAATCCAACACATGAACAAATGGTACGTTACTTGTTTACATCTGGTGCATTTGGATTTGTCGTAGCAAACAATGCATCTATTTCTGGAGCAGCAGGTGGTTGCCAAGCAGAAGTTGGTTCAGCTGCTGGAATGGCTGCTGCAGCAATTGTTGAAATGGCTGGAGGCTCTCCACAACAATGTTCAGAGGCATTTGCTATTACGTTAAAAAATATGCTTGGTTTAGTTTGTGATCCGGTAGCGGGACTTGTGGAAGTTCCTTGTGTGAAACGGAATGCGATGGGAGCTTCAAATGCAGTTGTAGCGGCTGATATGGCCCTTGCAGGAGTGACAAGTCGAATTCCTTGTGATGAGGTAATTGACGCGATGTATAAAATTGGAAAACAAATGCCTAGTAGCCTTCGTGAAACAGCGAAAGGTGGTTTAGCTGCGACGCCAACTGGCAAAGCGTTAGAAGCAAAAATATTTGGAGGAGAAAAAGTGAAAGGTGACTAA
- the recG gene encoding ATP-dependent DNA helicase RecG codes for MTNLLDQPISTLKGVGQSTTDKLHEIGIDTIRDVIFTFPYRHEDFRLKNIVETPHNERITVEGRIESEPSLLFMGNKKSRLQIHLLIGAHLIKVVFFNQAYLKSKLVVGDTLTVTGKWDRGRQIINASTYTLGVRQDANDYEPVYSIKGVIPQKNYRKLIRQALEVASSSISEILPQNILQDYQLMHIQEALEEIHFPTSTAALEQARRRFIYEELFLFQLKIHALKKIRQQMEPGVSISYDLEKVKAFIASLPYELTTAQKRVVNEISKDLKTPHRMNRLLQGDVGSGKTVVAAITMYAAITAGYQTALMAPTEILAEQHAETLHEWFKNTDITMALLTGSTKQKVRRVLLEQLKNGEIDLLIGTHALIQQGVDFKRLGFVITDEQHRFGVEQRRVLKDKGENPDVLFMTATPIPRTLAITAFGEMDVSTIDELPTGRKQIETHWLKKETFTKTMVRVGKELEKGRQAYVICPLIEESEKLDLQNAVDVYNQLTQLYHGKFTVGLMHGRLSSDEKEQVMRDFSEGKIAVLVSTTVVEVGVNVPNATSMVIYDAERFGLSQLHQLRGRVGRGSEQSYCILLADPKTEEGKERMMVMCETNDGFKLAEKDLELRGPGDFFGKKQSGLPEFQVADLIHDYRALQNAMKDAEQIVQSDALWESEEYQALRDFLHQSGALEGDRLD; via the coding sequence GTGACTAATTTACTCGATCAACCCATTTCCACCCTAAAAGGTGTTGGGCAATCTACAACCGATAAATTGCATGAAATTGGGATCGATACAATTCGTGATGTAATTTTTACTTTTCCTTATCGACATGAAGATTTTCGTTTGAAAAATATTGTGGAAACACCACATAACGAAAGAATAACGGTAGAGGGAAGGATCGAAAGTGAGCCTTCCCTTCTTTTTATGGGAAATAAAAAGTCGCGTCTGCAAATTCACTTGCTTATTGGTGCCCATTTAATCAAAGTCGTTTTTTTTAATCAAGCATATTTAAAATCAAAGTTAGTTGTTGGGGATACACTAACGGTGACAGGTAAATGGGACAGAGGAAGACAAATAATTAATGCATCTACATACACATTAGGTGTTCGACAAGATGCTAATGACTATGAACCCGTTTATTCGATCAAAGGAGTTATTCCGCAAAAGAATTATCGAAAACTGATTCGGCAAGCTCTTGAGGTGGCTAGTAGCAGTATTTCAGAGATATTGCCACAAAATATCCTGCAAGATTATCAATTGATGCACATTCAAGAGGCACTTGAAGAAATACATTTTCCAACGTCGACAGCGGCACTAGAGCAAGCGAGAAGACGCTTTATTTATGAAGAACTATTTTTATTCCAATTAAAAATTCATGCACTTAAAAAAATACGTCAACAAATGGAACCTGGGGTTTCGATTTCGTATGATCTCGAAAAAGTGAAAGCATTTATTGCTAGTCTTCCTTACGAACTTACGACAGCGCAAAAAAGAGTGGTAAATGAGATTAGCAAAGATTTAAAAACCCCGCATCGTATGAATCGATTGTTGCAAGGGGATGTAGGTTCAGGAAAGACGGTCGTGGCTGCAATTACCATGTATGCTGCAATCACTGCGGGATATCAGACGGCGCTTATGGCACCGACAGAAATATTAGCTGAACAGCATGCAGAAACACTTCATGAATGGTTTAAAAACACGGATATTACAATGGCTTTATTAACAGGATCAACGAAACAAAAAGTTCGTAGAGTTTTGCTAGAACAATTGAAAAACGGTGAAATTGACCTTCTTATTGGAACACATGCACTTATTCAGCAAGGCGTTGATTTCAAACGGCTTGGTTTTGTCATTACGGACGAACAACACCGATTTGGTGTAGAGCAACGTCGCGTTTTAAAAGACAAGGGAGAAAATCCAGATGTCCTTTTTATGACGGCTACACCAATCCCAAGAACACTAGCGATTACAGCATTTGGTGAAATGGACGTGTCAACGATTGATGAATTACCAACGGGGAGAAAACAAATAGAAACTCATTGGTTAAAAAAAGAGACATTTACGAAAACGATGGTTCGAGTTGGCAAAGAACTTGAAAAAGGAAGACAGGCCTATGTGATTTGTCCGTTGATTGAAGAATCCGAGAAACTCGATTTGCAAAATGCAGTCGATGTGTATAATCAACTCACTCAGCTTTACCATGGTAAGTTCACCGTCGGATTGATGCATGGAAGACTCTCGTCCGATGAAAAAGAACAAGTTATGCGAGACTTTAGTGAAGGGAAAATTGCTGTTTTAGTTTCCACAACAGTGGTGGAAGTTGGTGTTAACGTTCCAAATGCGACGAGTATGGTGATCTATGATGCGGAAAGATTTGGGTTGTCTCAACTACACCAGTTAAGAGGACGAGTAGGTCGTGGATCGGAACAATCCTATTGTATTCTGCTAGCAGATCCTAAAACAGAAGAAGGAAAAGAACGAATGATGGTGATGTGCGAAACAAATGATGGTTTTAAATTAGCAGAAAAGGATTTAGAGCTTCGTGGTCCAGGGGATTTCTTTGGGAAAAAACAAAGTGGATTACCAGAGTTCCAAGTAGCGGATCTTATCCATGATTATCGAGCACTTCAAAATGCCATGAAAGATGCGGAACAAATTGTTCAATCCGACGCTTTATGGGAATCAGAGGAGTATCAAGCCTTGCGAGATTTCCTACATCAAAGTGGCGCTTTAGAAGGAGATCGACTCGATTAA
- the fapR gene encoding transcription factor FapR: MKKTKKQRQQMLIDSLDTNPFLTDEELAKTFEVSVQTIRLDRLECAIPELRERIKDVASRSFEDEVKSLPISEVIGEVIDIELDNRAISIFDVREEHVFARNQIARGHHLFAQANSLAVAVMNDELALTAKSNLSFLKPVKLGDRVVCKATVTESGNEKNRSKVQVTSTVENEIVFTGDFDMYRATEN; encoded by the coding sequence ATGAAAAAAACGAAAAAACAACGACAACAAATGCTGATTGATTCCCTCGATACTAATCCTTTTTTAACAGATGAAGAGTTAGCTAAAACATTCGAAGTGAGTGTTCAAACCATTCGTTTAGATCGATTAGAATGTGCAATTCCAGAACTGCGAGAACGGATAAAAGATGTTGCCTCACGTTCGTTTGAGGATGAGGTGAAATCACTCCCTATTTCAGAAGTAATCGGGGAAGTAATTGATATTGAGTTAGATAATAGGGCAATTTCCATATTTGATGTGAGAGAAGAGCATGTTTTTGCGAGAAATCAGATTGCTCGGGGACATCACTTATTTGCACAAGCAAATTCTCTTGCGGTAGCCGTGATGAATGACGAGTTAGCCCTGACAGCAAAATCGAACTTGTCTTTTTTAAAGCCTGTTAAACTCGGGGACCGAGTCGTGTGCAAGGCAACTGTGACGGAAAGCGGAAATGAAAAAAATCGAAGTAAAGTGCAAGTAACCTCGACGGTAGAAAATGAAATTGTCTTTACTGGTGATTTTGATATGTACCGTGCGACGGAGAATTAA
- the plsX gene encoding phosphate acyltransferase PlsX, translating to MIIAVDAMGGDHAPSSIIEGVYTALQTFPDLTVHLYGTEAEVRPLLHDLERLQFLATTEKIEADDEPVRAIRRKKDASMVKMAEAVKTAQADACVSAGNTGALMAAGLFIVGRIDGIDRPALAPTLPTIDGKGFVMMDLGANSDAKPEHLEQFAMMGSIYASKVRGIESPQVGLLNIGTEDTKGNELTKNAFQLLTNSPAIHFVGNVESRDLLTGVADVVVTDGFTGNMVLKTIEGTAGAFFHMLKGAFTSSAKAKIGALLVKDQLRGIKNTMDYTEYGGAALFGLKAPVIKAHGSSNANAIFNAIRQARTMVEFDVCGTIERVAKGETLS from the coding sequence ATGATTATAGCTGTAGATGCAATGGGTGGAGATCACGCTCCTTCTTCGATTATCGAAGGAGTATACACTGCACTCCAGACGTTTCCTGATTTAACTGTACATCTTTATGGTACGGAAGCAGAAGTTAGACCATTATTACACGATCTTGAACGTTTACAGTTCCTCGCTACGACCGAAAAGATTGAAGCAGATGATGAACCTGTTCGAGCTATTCGCCGTAAGAAAGATGCCTCCATGGTGAAAATGGCGGAAGCAGTAAAAACAGCGCAAGCAGATGCGTGTGTTTCAGCTGGAAACACAGGTGCACTGATGGCTGCTGGATTATTTATAGTCGGAAGAATTGATGGCATTGATCGACCAGCTCTTGCACCAACACTACCTACAATTGACGGAAAAGGATTTGTCATGATGGATTTAGGTGCCAATTCCGATGCTAAACCAGAACATTTAGAACAATTTGCGATGATGGGTTCTATTTATGCGAGTAAAGTTCGCGGAATTGAATCACCGCAAGTGGGACTTTTAAATATCGGAACGGAAGATACAAAAGGCAATGAACTGACGAAAAATGCGTTTCAATTATTAACTAATTCTCCTGCTATTCATTTCGTTGGAAATGTCGAGTCACGTGATTTGTTAACCGGTGTTGCAGATGTGGTTGTGACAGATGGTTTTACTGGCAATATGGTGTTGAAGACAATTGAAGGAACAGCAGGTGCGTTTTTCCACATGTTAAAAGGTGCGTTCACTTCCTCTGCAAAAGCGAAGATTGGTGCACTACTAGTCAAAGATCAATTAAGAGGAATTAAAAACACCATGGATTACACAGAATATGGCGGTGCAGCACTATTTGGTCTGAAAGCACCTGTTATTAAAGCACACGGTTCTTCCAACGCAAATGCAATTTTTAATGCCATTCGTCAGGCTAGAACAATGGTGGAATTTGATGTGTGTGGAACAATTGAACGTGTTGCGAAAGGAGAGACATTATCTTGA
- the fabD gene encoding ACP S-malonyltransferase, protein MTKIAFLFPGQGSQSVGMGKELVEFSEGNRSFYEKADERVGFSLSQLMLEGPADELTATYNAQPALVTTSTLVSELLQSNGIEPDYTIGHSLGEYSALVASGVMSFEDAVHVVRKRGLFMNEAVPVGQGAMAAVLGLDAAKLQEVTEQISSSGETVQVANFNCPGQIVISGTAEGVRLASVAAKEAGAKRAIPLVVSGPFHSSLMSPAAEQLRAVLDEIQLEEATVPVINNVTASPVQNPSDIKELLVKQVVSPVQFEQSIEQLKSLGVTVYIECGPGKVLSGLVKKIDKEAQIYSVYDLETLEKVVEASKEWEV, encoded by the coding sequence TTGACGAAAATTGCTTTTTTATTCCCAGGACAAGGATCACAATCTGTCGGAATGGGGAAAGAACTTGTTGAGTTTTCGGAAGGGAATCGATCATTTTACGAGAAAGCGGACGAACGTGTCGGATTCTCTCTGTCTCAATTGATGTTAGAAGGACCTGCCGATGAGCTTACAGCTACGTATAATGCACAACCTGCGTTAGTCACAACAAGCACATTAGTATCAGAATTACTTCAGTCAAATGGAATTGAGCCAGATTATACGATTGGTCATAGTTTAGGAGAGTATTCCGCTTTAGTAGCATCTGGCGTAATGTCCTTTGAAGATGCGGTACATGTAGTACGTAAGCGGGGACTTTTTATGAATGAAGCAGTACCAGTCGGACAAGGAGCAATGGCTGCCGTGTTAGGATTAGATGCTGCTAAATTACAAGAAGTAACAGAGCAAATTTCCTCTTCTGGGGAAACCGTCCAAGTGGCAAACTTTAATTGTCCTGGCCAAATTGTCATTTCTGGTACTGCAGAAGGAGTTCGCTTAGCAAGTGTAGCTGCGAAAGAAGCAGGGGCGAAACGTGCCATTCCGCTAGTTGTAAGCGGTCCATTTCACTCTTCCTTAATGTCCCCTGCTGCTGAACAATTACGTGCGGTATTGGATGAAATTCAGCTTGAAGAAGCGACTGTTCCAGTGATCAATAATGTTACGGCGAGTCCAGTTCAAAATCCTTCAGATATAAAAGAATTGTTAGTGAAGCAAGTTGTGTCACCAGTCCAATTCGAACAATCAATTGAACAATTAAAATCACTAGGTGTAACAGTGTATATTGAGTGCGGTCCAGGGAAAGTATTGTCAGGACTTGTGAAGAAGATTGATAAAGAAGCACAGATTTATTCTGTGTATGATCTTGAAACACTAGAAAAAGTAGTGGAAGCTTCGAAGGAGTGGGAAGTATGA
- the fabG gene encoding 3-oxoacyl-[acyl-carrier-protein] reductase, with amino-acid sequence MNVKNKVALITGASRGIGAEVAKYLAANGAKIVVNYSGSQSKAEEVVKSIQDNGGEATAFQANVHDADAVAEMVKHTIDTFGSLDILVNNAGITRDNLLIRMKEDEWDDVISVNLKGVFICTKAVSRQMMKQRAGKIVNISSIVGVSGNAGQANYVAAKAGVIGLTKTTAKELASRNIQVNAIAPGFITTDMTDELSAEVKEQMLEQIPLGKLGSPIDVAKAVAFLASDDSDYITGQTIHVDGGMVM; translated from the coding sequence ATGAATGTGAAAAACAAAGTAGCATTAATCACGGGAGCTTCACGAGGTATTGGAGCAGAAGTGGCAAAATATTTAGCCGCTAACGGGGCGAAAATTGTCGTCAATTACTCAGGTAGTCAATCGAAAGCAGAAGAAGTGGTGAAATCCATTCAAGATAATGGCGGAGAAGCAACCGCTTTTCAAGCGAATGTTCATGACGCAGATGCAGTAGCTGAAATGGTAAAACACACGATTGATACATTTGGCAGTCTCGATATCCTTGTAAATAATGCCGGGATTACTCGTGATAATTTGCTCATTCGAATGAAAGAAGATGAGTGGGATGATGTCATTTCTGTTAACTTAAAAGGCGTCTTTATTTGCACCAAAGCAGTTTCTCGTCAAATGATGAAACAACGCGCTGGGAAAATTGTGAACATTTCTTCGATCGTCGGTGTATCTGGTAATGCCGGACAAGCGAATTATGTCGCAGCAAAAGCTGGTGTAATAGGGTTGACGAAAACAACAGCGAAAGAACTTGCTTCTCGAAACATTCAAGTGAATGCGATCGCTCCGGGCTTTATTACCACGGATATGACCGATGAACTTTCAGCAGAAGTGAAAGAACAAATGCTTGAACAAATACCATTAGGGAAACTAGGAAGTCCAATCGATGTGGCAAAAGCTGTTGCATTTTTAGCTTCCGACGATTCCGATTATATTACTGGTCAAACTATTCATGTCGACGGTGGCATGGTCATGTAA
- the acpP gene encoding acyl carrier protein, translating into MATIAERVTKVIVDRLGVDESEVKLEASFRDDLGADSLDVVELVMELEDEFDMEISDEDAEKIATVGDAVTYIESKQ; encoded by the coding sequence ATGGCAACAATCGCAGAACGCGTAACGAAAGTAATCGTTGATCGTCTAGGTGTAGACGAAAGCGAAGTGAAATTAGAAGCATCATTCCGTGACGATTTAGGAGCGGATTCACTAGATGTAGTTGAATTAGTAATGGAATTAGAAGATGAATTTGACATGGAAATTTCTGACGAAGATGCAGAAAAAATTGCAACAGTTGGAGATGCTGTAACTTACATCGAAAGCAAGCAATAA
- the rnc gene encoding ribonuclease III: MSGRKRTTEIKSKSYPDSVKSAFVKLQEQLNFTFEKPELLYQAFTHSSYVNEHRRKMYTDNERLEFLGDAVLELSVSQYLFEKFRLMSEGELTKLRAAIVCEPSLVIFANECHFGDFVLLGKGEENTGGRRRPALLADVFEAFIGALYLDQGLEPVISFLHQVMFPKVDNGAFSHVMDYKSLLQELIQQSAGMGAITYSIVDENGPAHSRTFVSAVLLDGKTLGQGDGRSKKEAEQKAARLAIENLQKQSREGLEG, encoded by the coding sequence ATGAGTGGAAGAAAGCGAACAACCGAAATAAAGTCAAAATCATACCCAGATAGTGTGAAATCTGCGTTTGTGAAATTACAAGAACAATTAAATTTTACATTTGAGAAACCAGAATTGCTATACCAAGCATTCACACATTCATCCTATGTGAATGAGCATCGTCGAAAAATGTACACAGATAATGAGCGTCTAGAGTTTTTAGGAGACGCAGTATTAGAGTTATCTGTGTCACAGTACTTATTTGAAAAATTTCGCTTAATGAGTGAAGGAGAACTAACGAAACTTCGAGCAGCAATTGTCTGCGAACCTTCTTTAGTTATTTTTGCGAATGAATGTCACTTCGGAGATTTTGTTTTGTTAGGAAAAGGGGAAGAAAACACCGGTGGTAGACGTAGACCTGCTCTATTAGCAGATGTATTTGAAGCATTTATCGGTGCGTTATATTTAGACCAAGGGCTGGAACCTGTAATTTCCTTTTTACATCAAGTAATGTTTCCGAAAGTAGACAACGGTGCTTTTTCTCATGTGATGGATTACAAAAGCTTATTACAAGAACTTATTCAACAATCGGCAGGTATGGGAGCAATCACCTATTCCATTGTAGATGAAAATGGACCTGCACATAGTCGTACCTTTGTATCGGCTGTCTTGCTAGATGGGAAGACGCTTGGTCAAGGTGATGGCCGATCCAAAAAAGAAGCAGAACAAAAAGCCGCTCGGTTAGCAATTGAAAATTTACAGAAACAATCGCGAGAAGGACTGGAGGGATAA